The stretch of DNA CATGAGGGAGCCGTAGCCGAACACCCACAGCCCTGTCTCTGTCTTGCCGGCCTCTCCCGTTTTGGTCAGATCTCCGTCCTTGGCGCTCATGACGCCACCATATAGGCTCCCTCGCGCCGGGAGAACATCCCGGCGCTTCCAGCGCCCGCGACCCTCGCCGGCCCGCCGACACTGCAGACGGAACGACCCTCCATGACGATCAAGCGCTTCGTCATTCTCATCACTATCCTTGTTATTCTGGGCACAGCCGGGGCCTTGGCCTATCGCGTGGCACCCGTCTATGGCGCGCTTGAAGCCGCGCGCTCAAGCGACGGTTTTCTTGGCCTCCGTCTCGAAAAAGGCCGGATTTCGCTGGCCGGATTTCCCCTCGATCTTCATGTCCGGCTGACCGGCGCCGTCTTTACGCGCGAAGGCCCGGCGCTTTGGCGCCTCTCGGCCGACACGGCCCGCCTGGCTCTGATTCCCTGGCCCTTTCAGACATTGCGCGTCGATCTCGGCCCCCGCTCCCGTCTTGTCATCGCCGATACCGGCGAGCAAAGCCGGACCAGCTTCGATACGTCGGACGGCAGCCTGCGGCTCCGGCTGGACGGGACCGGCCGGCTGTCGTCGGCCGGGCTTCGCCTCAATGATCTCGCGATCACGACCCCCGCGGGCGAACCGGTCGCGGCCGGGCAATTCTCCCTCGCCCTGACCTTTGACGAAGACCGGGCCCACCCTGGCCAATCGGGCGGCCTCGCGACAACCGGGCTGCATCTCGACGCCCGGACCCTCGTTATGCCCGAACCGGCGGCGCGGCAGTTCGCGCTTGGCCGCGAAGTCCAGAAGCTTCGCCTGGTCATGACCGCGCGGCCGGGGATCCCGCGGAACGACCGAGAAAGCCTCGCCGCGTGGCGCGCCAAGGACGGCCGGCTCGCCCTCGACGATTTCTCCCTGGCCTGGGGTCCCCTGTCGGTCATGGCCGAGGGCGATATGGGGCTCGATGCCGATTTCAGACCCGAAGGTGTGCTGGAGACGCGCATCACGGGCCTTGCGCCGGCCCTCGATATCCTGGTCGCGGCCGGGCAGATCGATGCTGACGATGCGCGGCTGACGGGACTGGTGCTGGGCTTGCTGTCGAAGCCCGAGGGCGAAGGGGGCGCGCCCATGCTGACACTGCCCCTTGAAGCGCGACAGGGCCGCCTGTTTCTGGGGCCCGTGGCGCTGGGCCGGCTGTCTCCCCTCGCCGATTGAGAGCGCTCGGGTGCCGGTCAGGCGTTCTTGACAGGCCGGGGCGGCACATCCTGCTTCGCCGCCACGACGCCCCGGCGAATTTCCCGCGTGCGCCGGAAGGTTTCTTCAAGCAGCGCACCGTTGCCATCGCGAATGGCGCGCTGCAGGACGCTCAGATCCTCGCTGAACCGGCCAAGGATATCGAGCACGGCCTCGCGGTTATTGAGAAAG from Alphaproteobacteria bacterium encodes:
- a CDS encoding DUF2125 domain-containing protein codes for the protein MTIKRFVILITILVILGTAGALAYRVAPVYGALEAARSSDGFLGLRLEKGRISLAGFPLDLHVRLTGAVFTREGPALWRLSADTARLALIPWPFQTLRVDLGPRSRLVIADTGEQSRTSFDTSDGSLRLRLDGTGRLSSAGLRLNDLAITTPAGEPVAAGQFSLALTFDEDRAHPGQSGGLATTGLHLDARTLVMPEPAARQFALGREVQKLRLVMTARPGIPRNDRESLAAWRAKDGRLALDDFSLAWGPLSVMAEGDMGLDADFRPEGVLETRITGLAPALDILVAAGQIDADDARLTGLVLGLLSKPEGEGGAPMLTLPLEARQGRLFLGPVALGRLSPLAD